A part of Rhinolophus ferrumequinum isolate MPI-CBG mRhiFer1 chromosome 11, mRhiFer1_v1.p, whole genome shotgun sequence genomic DNA contains:
- the PHLDA2 gene encoding pleckstrin homology-like domain family A member 2 encodes MKTTGEVLREGELEKRSDSLFQLWKKKRGVLTPDRLSLFPAGPGARPKELRFHSILKVDCVERTGKYIYFTIVTTDRKEIDFRCAGESCWNAAITLALIDFQNRRALQDFRSRQESAATPEPQTACAP; translated from the coding sequence ATGAAGACCACCGGCGAGGTGCTGCGCGAGGGCGAGTTGGAGAAGCGCAGCGACAGCCTGTTCCAGCTGTGGAAGAAGAAGCGCGGCGTGCTCACCCCGGACCGCCTGAGCCTGTTCCCGGCTGGCCCCGGCGCGCGCCCCAAGGAGCTGCGGTTCCACTCCATTCTCAAGGTGGACTGCGTGGAGCGCACGGGCAAGTACATCTACTTCACCATCGTCACCACCGACCGCAAGGAGATCGACTTCCGCTGCGCGGGCGAGAGCTGCTGGAATGCGGCCATCACGCTAGCGCTCATCGACTTCCAGAACCGTCGCGCCCTGCAGGACTTCCGCAGCCGCCAGGAGAGCGCCGCGACCCCCGAGCCCCAGACGGCCTGCGCGCCCTGA